TTTGGCCGAACGCCCGGCCAATGTGTTGTTGATCGGCCGGGCTGTTTTTACAAAATGATGGTCTTGCCCCTCGGCAACTATTCAAGTAACATCATAAATCGCCGGTAGGCTTCAGCCCAGGCCTCGCCATGTTGCGGCTCGTAAGTTTCCACGGGGAAGGAACGGCGCACCACTTCGCGGCCTTCGCTCAGGGAGCTAATCTGGCCTAGGGCCAGCATTTGCAGCAGAATGTTGCCAATGGCCGTGGCCTCGACGGGGCCGGTCACCACGCGGCGGCCTGTGGCATTGGCCGTGAATTGGTTGAGTAGCTTATTTTGCGATCCACCGCCCACAATGTGAATGACGCTCAAATCCCGGCCCGTCATCTCTGCCACTTTTTCCGCCACCCACCGGTATTTGAGGGCCAGGCTTTCCAGGGCGCAGCGCACCAGCGCGCCTTTAGTGGTGGGTGGGGTTTGGCCGGTGCGCCGGCAAAATTCCTGAATGCGGGCCGGCATATCGCCCGGGGCCAGGAACGAGCCGTCATCCGGGTCAACAAAGGCGGTAAAGGGCGCGGCTTCGCCGGCCAGCCGGGTCAGTTCATCGTAAGAAAACTCCTCGCCCTGGGTGGCCCAGGTGCGGCGCGACTCTTGCACCAGCCACAGGCCCATAATATTCTTCAGCAGGCGGATGGTATTTTCAACGCCCCCTTCGTTGGTAAAATTATAGGCCAGGCTCTGCTCATTGATGATGGGCTGGCTGATTTCCACTCCCATCAGCGACCACGTGCCGGAACTGAGATAGGCAAAACCGGCCTCGTCACTTTTAGCCACCGGCACCGCCGCCACTGCGCTGGCCGTATCGTGGCTGCCGGGCACAATCACCTCAATATCATTTTTAAGGCCCAGTTCTTCGGCCAGCGGGGGTAGCATGGGGCCAAGTTTGGTGCCGGGCTGGATGATCTCCTGGAAAATGTGGGTAGGAAGGCCCAGCATATCCAGCAAGGTGGTTGACCACTTCCGGCGCTGCATGTCGTAACACTGGCTGGTGCTGGCAATGGTGAACTCGTTGGCTTTTTGGCCCGTGAACCAGTAATGGAACAAATCCGGCATAAAGAGCAAGGCGTCGGCAATTTTCAGGGCCGGGGCGTTTTGTTGGGCCATAGCCAGGAGTTGAAAGAGCGAGTTTAGCTGCATAAATTGCAGCCCGGTTTGGGCAAAAATCTCCTCGTGGGGCACAACTTGGCAGGCCTTTTCAATCATGCCGTCGGTGCGGCTGTCCCGGTAATGGTAGGGGTTGCCGATGAGCATCCCCGTCCGGTCGAGCAGGCCAAAATCAACCCCCCAGGCATCCACGCCCAAAGAGGTGATCTCAAGCGTTTGTTCGTTGACGGTTTTGGCCAATCCTTTTTTCATTTCCCCAAATAGATTCAGGGTGTTCCAGTGCAAACTGTGGTGGATACGGGTGGGGCCGTTGGCAAAACGATGCGTCTCTTCTAAAAACAGCTTGTCCCCGTCAAAGCGGCCCACCACCGTCCGCCCGCTTTCTGCGCCCAGGTCAAAGGCTAAAAGGTTGCTGGTTTTGGTCATTATTTTTCCCTCTGTGGTAATTGTTAGACGGCAGACGGAAAACGAGAATAAAGTGCCCCCCGTCTACCGTGGGTCTGTCCCAATTTGGGACCATAGGATAGGGACAGGACAATGTCCTGTCCCTACCGCCAAAATTTTTTGTGATCAATACTTGCCGTATAACGGTCCAAAATTAGCGCAGGCCCGGAAATCGGCGCCCATTGGCTCGTTGGCCCCAAAGGCGGCCCAGGCGCTGGGGCGGAAGATGCGTTCTTCGGGGACGTTGTGCATGTATACCGGGATGCGCAACATCGAGGCCAGGGAGATCAGATCGGCCCCCAGGTGGCCGTAGCTGATGGCCCCGTGGTTGGCGCCCCAATTGGCCATTACCGTGTACACGTCGCGGAAGGGGCCGCTGCCGGTAACGTTGGGCGCAAACCAGGTAGTCGGCCAGGTGGGATTGGTGCGTTGGTCCAAGACGTCGTGCACTTCCGGCGGCAGGTCAACGGTGTATCCTTCGGCAATTTGCAGGGCCGGGCCAAGCCCTTTCACCAGGTTGAGACGGCACATGGTCACCGGCATGCCGCCGCGAGTGAGGAAGCGGGTAGACCAGCCCCCGCCCCGAAAATACTCCACCATCGAGGTGTGCCAGGTCGTCGCTTCCAGGCATTTCGCCACCTCGGCCGGGGTGATTTCCCAGAAGGGTTTCATGGCCGGTTGCCCGTCCTTTGACTGCTGGCCGGCGCCATCCAGGGTAGCCGGACCGGAGTTGATCAGGTGCAGGATGCCGCCTTCGGCCCGGCCCGTCAACCGGTAGCCGGTCACGCGCTTAACCGCGGCCGGACTCCAGTAGGTGCGCACGTCGGCAAAAATCTGGGCCGCGCTGGTGAGCAAGTGGCCAAAAAGCATGGAGATGCCGTTGAGGGCGTCGTTTTCGGTAGCCATAATGTAAGGGGCGCGGATGCCGTTCCAGTCAAACGAGGTATTGAGCATGGCCTCCATAAAGTCGCCGTTGGGCCGGTGGTCGGTCCACTGGCGCTGGCCCTGAAACCCGGCGGCCAGGGCGTTGTGGCCCAGCGCCTCCTCGCCAAAGCCCAATTCGGCCAGGCGTGGATTCCCCGTCATCAGGTCGCGCCCAATCAGGGCCATTTTGATAGAATATTGCCAGGCGGCGTCTTTTTCGGCCTGGCTATGCTGCATAGATGGCGGGTTGTAATCTTTGCCTTTTTGCAAGTTTTCATTGCACCAGGCCAGGGCCTGTTCAAATTCAACGGGGTCATAAATGTTGCGCTCAATGCGCCGGGCAAATTCGCTCATATCAATATCTTCCACCCGCATGCCCAGGTAGGCTTCAAACAAAGCCTGATCCACAATGGACCCGGCAATGCCCATAGACGTGCCGCCGATGGATAGGTACGATTTGCCCCGCATGGTGGCCACCGCCAAACCGGCCCGGGTAAATTGCAATAATTTACCGGCCACGTCCGCCGGGATGGAGGTGTCGGTTGAATCCTGCACGTCGCGCCCGTAAATGCTGAAGGCGGGCACGCCCTTTTGGCTGTGCCCGGCCAAAACTGCGGCCAGGTAGACCGCGCCGGGGCGCTCGGCGCCGTTGAAGCCCCACACGGCTTTGGGCAGGTAGGGGTCCATATCCATTGTTTCCGCGCCGTAACACCAGCAGGGGGTCACGGTGATAGAAACGCCCACGCCTTCCTGTTTGAACTTCTCGGCGCAGGCCGCGGTTTCGGCCACCCGGCCAATGGTGCCATCGGCAAGCACGCACTCAACCGGCAGGCCGTTGGCGTGG
This portion of the Anaerolineae bacterium genome encodes:
- a CDS encoding rhamnulokinase, whose protein sequence is MTKTSNLLAFDLGAESGRTVVGRFDGDKLFLEETHRFANGPTRIHHSLHWNTLNLFGEMKKGLAKTVNEQTLEITSLGVDAWGVDFGLLDRTGMLIGNPYHYRDSRTDGMIEKACQVVPHEEIFAQTGLQFMQLNSLFQLLAMAQQNAPALKIADALLFMPDLFHYWFTGQKANEFTIASTSQCYDMQRRKWSTTLLDMLGLPTHIFQEIIQPGTKLGPMLPPLAEELGLKNDIEVIVPGSHDTASAVAAVPVAKSDEAGFAYLSSGTWSLMGVEISQPIINEQSLAYNFTNEGGVENTIRLLKNIMGLWLVQESRRTWATQGEEFSYDELTRLAGEAAPFTAFVDPDDGSFLAPGDMPARIQEFCRRTGQTPPTTKGALVRCALESLALKYRWVAEKVAEMTGRDLSVIHIVGGGSQNKLLNQFTANATGRRVVTGPVEATAIGNILLQMLALGQISSLSEGREVVRRSFPVETYEPQHGEAWAEAYRRFMMLLE
- a CDS encoding L-fucose isomerase — translated: MANVQNIKMNPPANRLGGDMPKIGIRPTIDGRLGGVRESLEEQTMNMARAVAKLLTTNLRHANGLPVECVLADGTIGRVAETAACAEKFKQEGVGVSITVTPCWCYGAETMDMDPYLPKAVWGFNGAERPGAVYLAAVLAGHSQKGVPAFSIYGRDVQDSTDTSIPADVAGKLLQFTRAGLAVATMRGKSYLSIGGTSMGIAGSIVDQALFEAYLGMRVEDIDMSEFARRIERNIYDPVEFEQALAWCNENLQKGKDYNPPSMQHSQAEKDAAWQYSIKMALIGRDLMTGNPRLAELGFGEEALGHNALAAGFQGQRQWTDHRPNGDFMEAMLNTSFDWNGIRAPYIMATENDALNGISMLFGHLLTSAAQIFADVRTYWSPAAVKRVTGYRLTGRAEGGILHLINSGPATLDGAGQQSKDGQPAMKPFWEITPAEVAKCLEATTWHTSMVEYFRGGGWSTRFLTRGGMPVTMCRLNLVKGLGPALQIAEGYTVDLPPEVHDVLDQRTNPTWPTTWFAPNVTGSGPFRDVYTVMANWGANHGAISYGHLGADLISLASMLRIPVYMHNVPEERIFRPSAWAAFGANEPMGADFRACANFGPLYGKY